One window of the Hemitrygon akajei chromosome 5, sHemAka1.3, whole genome shotgun sequence genome contains the following:
- the LOC140727672 gene encoding uncharacterized protein: MEEKPLSVAAIASKFSHKTSDTVEKDKKCPRGPIRKKPPCSLPLFGNNNTVKTESDHNGNEKQPANEACHHPKLKLKISSPRIEKLQAALLISPAALMPGAGPKSPLKPSASPFASPASTPESPGARSVSSESDGTPATGDQPKEAETLQSLHKTRARLSIKRRPPSRRFRRSVTDDVGNSGSSETEQLDNSAKQEEPKQSEASEEGNDEVFIDKVQNGNTHSSAEGEARTSPHLSADHSSEEPEQKMPSDPLSSQSQESEICTAKQDEDVKDNDIDSKITLESADKDNETSDNIVHNPAGSETVVSEMSDQELKTEEVNATDIEQQIDNAEDVSSGAINSEDVISTK; the protein is encoded by the exons ATGGAAGAAAAGCCCTTGTCAGTTGCTGCAATAGCCTCAAAATTCAGTCACAAAACCAGTGACACCGTGGAAAAAGACAAG AAATGCCCTAGAGGACCAATCCGTAAGAAGCCTCCTTGCTCGCTTCCTTTGTTTGGTAACAACAATACTGTGAAAACTGAGAGTGATCACAATGGAAATGAG AAGCAACCAGCTAACGAAGCCTGTCATCATCCAAAGTTGAAATTGAAAATTTCCTCTCCGCGCATTGAAAAGCTCCAG GCGGCCTTACTTATCTCCCCGGCTGCTCTCATGCCTGGAGCTGGTCCAAAGAGCCCTCTGAAACCCTCCGCCTCGCCTTTTGCTAGTCCAGCTTCTACTCCTGAAAGCCCTGGAGCACGCTCAGTATCCAGTGAATCAGATGGAACCCCAGCTACAGGTGACCAACCCAAAGAAGCAGAAACTTTGCAGAGTTTGCACAAG ACTCGAGCTCGTCTATCGATAAAGCGCCGCCCACCCAGCAGGCGATTTAGAAGATCCGTCACTGATGATGTGGGGAACTCTGGCTCTTCAGAAACTGAGCAGTTGGACAACTCGGCCAAGCAAGAGGAGCCCAAACAAAGTGAAGCATCAGAGGAAGGGAATGATGAGGTTTTTATTGATAAGGTTCAAAATGGAAACACCCACTCCTCAGCTGAGGGAGAGGCTCGCACTTCACCTCACCTCTCAGCTGACCACTCATCTGAAGAACCAGAACAAAAGATGCCCAGTGACCCCTTGTCTTCTCAAAGCCAGGAGTCTGAAATATGTACTGCTAAACAAGATGAGGATGTCAAAGACAATGATATTGATTCAAAGATTACTCTGGAATCTGCAGATAAGGACAATGAGACCTCTGATAATATTGTTCATAACCCAGCAGGAAGTGAAACTGTTGTTTCTGAGATGTCTGATCAAGAACTGAAAACTGAAGAAGTAAATGCAACAGACATTGAGCAACAGATTGACAATGCTGAG